A region from the Actinoplanes sp. OR16 genome encodes:
- a CDS encoding serine protease — protein MTSAFYLGDLDPHRLAEVLAGARGTAYRVGSGTAVTAEHVLGDSAEIGLRFDADTDAEWTVTASVAWRDPETDIAVLTFPPPGAVRAVPIGRFTDRAAVVPAETAGFPLWKLRTAASGERYRDLSYLTGSIAILADRRSGRAELVVTGPQAAPTGSPWEGMSGAPVLVGGHLIGVVIEDHLAEGPGRLTVARLDRCPPEALSAMDITGTPADVTPHPLGWTTRSAYAAQVRDIVPLGGLRDRDTELDELAAFCAGPIPYVWWRGDPWAGKSALMSSFVSRPPAGVEVVSFFVTGRLAGKADSEAFTNAMVEQLSAVIEEDEPVAVSPGSLDAHRRHLFEAAARRLGEQGRRLVLVVDGLDEDKWTPDSAMASIAALLPKNPGDHLRVIVSGRLHPPVPDDVDTDHPLRDCPIRTLSQTAYARELERAANLELNRLLAGGRLERDVLGLLAACGGGLDSAELQELTGTAPYEMDPLLGSSFGRVVVSRATDSLIGDVPRPVFLFGHEELRRRAVERLGPRELARHRDRLHTWAEGYRDDGWPTSTPAYLLLGYPRILEQDRDIPRMVAIALDVRRHQRLLEATGADGPVLTEIAAAMRAAVGQDDPDLATLMRLAYHRGLGTHRNAKLPAELPAVWAKAGRLVRAETLARSLADPVRHARAMTRLVEPYAEGGAPDTTARIVADTVTAIARIPNRWQRNRAQGDLAVAVIAAGDLRRGHEVAAGIEVPEIRREALRALALSQVARDDPGVAATIDDLARAGDRQQADAFRVVAGLAPGGAATPEARLWLLLRLGREAEARAVAGGMPEVERGLPILAEAMGLPDLADFLAARTPVSARASVWLGLAGRRRGGERCSTALEEARQRVAESTDDPLKDLVPLLLTDGTPETCRRFAMDLESSYQKDFTTLIYRSLLWRRAGDADAARAAAAAAEARVPEDEDRSPAMLAALSTVHAILGDPRRADDLRQEFRRLISGRASANPGQDLRDCTFLVGIGAHRFAETVARSIRDPSKQAQAFGAVMWEAVRSGEVDEAVTAGIALPDGHWRRHYLTELAVGLIGIGHVDRGVAVAARIEADGRETVDLSLASEVYRRTALAVLDTGRLDLTIELADGVTEQRGRDELLRRVAERQVAAGDLGAARRPALMIGQVSRRAETIAAVAEAGAAAGDTDAVRWAAAEMAVLAPDAAHAARSLLPSLLALGLYDEVTALAEAVALAPATRREGDIIADSFATVLDAVPTVDVLRLVGAATPAHRSALLGTAAARAIARGDLDAAESMLPDGDFRAFAINAMAGGRFRASEVPGRRRFLDAAAQRARASSDPLALLSLAALVRAVWPDLDDSRIGAEAVENAVAAENLDVLLDGVGIAAERGAKDLAGRLAEESLAMIRPLYGSQQGHDQLLRLAAQLSGSANEYEYRRLRHSPRLTGFADTFWQGDDLLQLISAMATELIENPAPTGHHFGVGLGHDSRHDPLAEARLIAAEARPADAARAEMLVAEVARRTERSERDAGPPPNLVLGRAKPPRSGRVDRALREGRSEEAEAEVREADALVRRAWELVERNEQARAREVFAEAAAIVDPESAVGLTEVLLQLGLFDQVAAMARRAEADDPRYQMMTRLTETLIAAGRPDQARELVEEMLGAAGGQGLAQHLVALGIQSLIETRAAQEAVAWAPLVEDDRVRDGVLGRAVTLLTADGEFAAAGTAAQGITDPSRRLAASVEVAAAACDARAPDGGRLLALAVTSAVTFDGDGKSGDYRTAVVRLVDVLMANGDRTTAGRVLASVPAGQARLRTEIILRLLGTTLDDDAQTGTLIAAYTVAARAMVGQEDYVRSMTALVTRLIEAGDQRRAADVARSIASSPVQGRELARLAVVESEHGTSPLGHALLAEALTTEGWLEAVDVAGRIAPDALRAFAEALRETLRSEA, from the coding sequence GTGACCTCCGCGTTCTACCTGGGCGACCTCGACCCGCACCGGCTGGCCGAGGTGCTCGCGGGCGCGCGCGGCACGGCGTACCGAGTGGGCAGCGGAACCGCCGTGACGGCCGAGCACGTCCTCGGCGACTCCGCCGAGATCGGGCTGCGCTTCGACGCCGACACCGATGCGGAGTGGACGGTGACGGCGTCCGTCGCCTGGCGGGACCCGGAGACGGACATCGCGGTGCTGACGTTCCCGCCGCCCGGTGCGGTTCGTGCCGTGCCCATCGGGCGCTTCACTGATCGGGCCGCCGTCGTGCCCGCCGAGACGGCCGGCTTCCCGCTGTGGAAGCTGAGGACCGCTGCGAGCGGCGAACGGTACCGCGACCTCAGCTATCTGACGGGCTCGATCGCGATTCTCGCCGATCGGCGCAGCGGGCGGGCCGAGCTCGTCGTCACCGGGCCGCAGGCCGCGCCGACCGGCTCGCCGTGGGAGGGCATGTCCGGCGCACCGGTGCTGGTCGGCGGCCACCTCATCGGGGTGGTCATCGAGGACCACCTGGCCGAGGGCCCCGGCCGGCTCACCGTGGCACGGCTGGACCGATGCCCGCCCGAGGCCCTGTCCGCGATGGACATCACCGGCACACCCGCCGATGTGACGCCCCATCCGCTGGGCTGGACCACGCGTTCGGCGTACGCCGCGCAGGTTCGCGACATCGTCCCGCTCGGCGGACTCCGCGACCGGGACACGGAACTGGACGAACTGGCGGCTTTCTGTGCGGGACCGATCCCGTACGTCTGGTGGCGGGGTGATCCCTGGGCCGGCAAGTCGGCGCTGATGTCCAGCTTCGTCTCCCGTCCGCCGGCCGGCGTCGAGGTCGTCTCGTTCTTCGTGACCGGCCGGCTGGCCGGCAAGGCCGACAGCGAGGCCTTCACCAATGCGATGGTGGAGCAGCTGAGCGCGGTGATCGAGGAAGACGAGCCTGTAGCCGTCTCGCCGGGCTCGCTCGACGCGCATCGCCGCCACCTGTTCGAGGCGGCCGCCCGCCGGCTCGGCGAGCAGGGCCGCCGCCTGGTCCTGGTGGTCGACGGCCTCGACGAGGACAAGTGGACACCCGACTCGGCGATGGCCAGCATCGCCGCGCTGCTGCCCAAGAACCCCGGCGACCATCTCCGGGTGATCGTGTCCGGGCGGCTGCACCCGCCGGTCCCCGACGATGTCGACACCGACCACCCGTTGCGCGACTGCCCGATCCGGACCCTCAGCCAGACCGCGTACGCCCGCGAGCTCGAACGCGCGGCCAACCTCGAACTCAACCGGCTGCTGGCCGGCGGCCGCCTGGAACGTGATGTGCTCGGACTGCTGGCCGCCTGCGGCGGCGGGCTCGACTCCGCCGAACTGCAGGAGCTGACCGGGACCGCGCCGTACGAGATGGATCCGCTGCTCGGCAGCTCCTTCGGCCGGGTCGTGGTGAGCCGGGCCACCGACTCCCTGATCGGCGACGTCCCCCGCCCGGTGTTCCTGTTCGGCCACGAGGAGTTGCGCCGCAGAGCCGTCGAACGACTGGGCCCGCGCGAGCTGGCCCGGCACCGGGACCGCCTGCACACCTGGGCCGAGGGCTACCGCGACGACGGCTGGCCGACCAGCACACCGGCGTACCTGCTCCTCGGTTATCCGCGGATCCTGGAGCAGGATCGGGACATCCCCCGCATGGTGGCGATCGCGCTCGACGTCCGGCGCCATCAGCGATTGCTCGAGGCCACCGGCGCGGACGGGCCTGTCCTGACCGAGATCGCCGCGGCGATGCGGGCGGCCGTCGGGCAGGACGACCCCGACCTCGCGACGCTGATGCGGCTCGCATATCACCGGGGTCTGGGGACGCACCGTAATGCGAAACTGCCGGCCGAGCTGCCTGCTGTCTGGGCGAAGGCCGGCCGGCTGGTCCGCGCCGAGACGCTGGCGCGCAGCCTGGCCGATCCCGTTCGCCACGCCCGGGCCATGACCAGGCTGGTGGAGCCGTACGCGGAAGGCGGCGCCCCGGATACCACCGCGCGGATCGTCGCGGACACGGTGACCGCGATCGCCCGGATCCCGAACCGCTGGCAGCGTAACCGCGCCCAGGGCGACCTCGCGGTGGCCGTCATCGCGGCCGGTGATCTCCGGCGCGGTCATGAGGTGGCAGCCGGGATCGAAGTGCCGGAGATCCGCCGGGAGGCGTTGCGAGCGCTCGCCTTGAGCCAGGTCGCCCGCGACGATCCCGGTGTGGCCGCCACCATCGACGACCTGGCTCGGGCCGGGGACCGGCAGCAGGCCGACGCGTTCCGCGTCGTCGCCGGTCTGGCCCCGGGCGGCGCGGCCACCCCGGAGGCACGCCTGTGGCTGCTGCTGCGTCTAGGCCGCGAGGCTGAGGCCCGGGCCGTCGCCGGAGGCATGCCGGAGGTCGAGCGCGGGCTGCCGATCCTGGCCGAGGCGATGGGTCTCCCGGACCTTGCGGACTTCCTCGCGGCCCGGACCCCGGTGAGCGCGAGGGCCTCCGTGTGGCTGGGTCTGGCCGGGCGGCGCCGGGGAGGCGAGCGCTGCTCCACAGCGCTGGAAGAGGCACGGCAGAGGGTGGCGGAGTCCACCGACGACCCGCTGAAAGACCTGGTGCCGCTGCTGCTCACCGACGGCACGCCGGAGACCTGCAGGCGTTTCGCCATGGATCTGGAGAGTTCCTACCAGAAGGACTTCACCACCCTGATCTACCGCAGCCTGCTGTGGCGCCGGGCTGGCGACGCGGACGCGGCACGGGCCGCCGCGGCTGCCGCCGAGGCCCGGGTGCCCGAGGACGAGGACCGATCGCCGGCGATGCTCGCCGCGCTGTCCACCGTCCACGCCATCCTCGGTGACCCGCGCCGGGCCGACGACCTCCGCCAGGAGTTCCGGCGGCTGATTTCCGGCCGTGCGTCCGCGAACCCGGGACAGGACCTGCGGGACTGCACCTTCCTCGTGGGGATCGGGGCCCACCGTTTCGCCGAAACCGTGGCCCGGTCCATCCGTGACCCCTCCAAACAGGCCCAGGCATTCGGGGCGGTGATGTGGGAGGCGGTGCGTTCCGGTGAAGTCGACGAGGCCGTGACGGCCGGCATCGCTCTGCCCGACGGCCATTGGCGCCGCCACTACCTCACCGAGCTGGCTGTGGGCCTGATCGGCATCGGTCACGTCGATCGCGGCGTGGCCGTCGCGGCCCGGATCGAGGCGGACGGCCGGGAGACCGTCGACCTGAGCCTAGCGAGCGAGGTATACCGCCGGACCGCACTGGCAGTGCTCGACACGGGCCGCCTCGACCTGACGATCGAGCTGGCCGATGGCGTCACCGAGCAACGCGGGCGCGACGAGCTGCTGCGCCGGGTGGCGGAGAGGCAGGTGGCGGCCGGCGACCTCGGTGCGGCCCGGCGACCGGCACTGATGATCGGGCAGGTGTCCCGCCGGGCGGAGACGATCGCCGCCGTCGCGGAGGCCGGCGCGGCCGCCGGTGACACCGATGCGGTGCGCTGGGCGGCAGCGGAGATGGCGGTGCTCGCCCCGGACGCGGCCCACGCCGCCCGATCACTGCTGCCGTCCCTCCTGGCCCTCGGCCTGTACGACGAAGTGACCGCGCTGGCCGAGGCCGTCGCGCTGGCTCCGGCGACGCGGCGGGAGGGCGACATCATCGCGGACAGCTTCGCGACGGTCCTCGACGCCGTGCCGACCGTGGACGTCCTCCGCCTGGTCGGGGCGGCGACGCCGGCGCACCGATCGGCGCTGCTCGGCACGGCGGCAGCACGCGCCATCGCGCGCGGCGACCTCGACGCCGCCGAGTCGATGCTCCCGGACGGCGACTTCCGCGCCTTCGCGATCAATGCCATGGCCGGGGGCAGATTCAGGGCCTCCGAAGTACCGGGACGCCGCCGTTTCCTCGACGCCGCCGCGCAGCGGGCCCGCGCCTCCTCCGATCCGCTGGCTCTGCTGAGCCTGGCCGCCCTGGTCCGGGCGGTCTGGCCGGATCTGGACGACTCCAGGATCGGTGCCGAGGCCGTCGAGAACGCGGTGGCGGCGGAGAACCTGGACGTGCTCCTCGACGGCGTGGGGATCGCCGCCGAACGGGGCGCGAAGGACCTCGCCGGCCGGCTGGCCGAGGAGTCGCTAGCCATGATCAGGCCGCTCTACGGCAGTCAGCAGGGCCACGACCAGCTGTTGCGGCTGGCCGCGCAGCTCTCCGGGAGCGCCAACGAGTACGAGTACCGCCGCCTGCGGCACTCCCCCCGGCTCACCGGTTTCGCGGACACCTTCTGGCAGGGCGACGATCTGCTGCAGCTGATCTCAGCGATGGCCACCGAATTGATCGAGAACCCAGCGCCGACGGGCCATCACTTCGGGGTCGGACTCGGGCATGACAGTCGCCATGATCCTCTCGCCGAAGCTCGTCTGATCGCCGCCGAGGCGCGCCCCGCCGATGCCGCACGCGCCGAGATGCTCGTCGCCGAAGTCGCACGCCGGACCGAGCGCAGCGAACGTGATGCGGGCCCTCCGCCGAACCTGGTGCTCGGACGCGCTAAGCCGCCCCGATCGGGACGAGTTGACCGGGCGCTGCGGGAAGGACGCTCGGAGGAGGCGGAGGCCGAAGTACGCGAGGCGGACGCTCTGGTTCGGCGCGCCTGGGAACTCGTGGAACGCAACGAGCAGGCCCGGGCGCGGGAGGTGTTCGCGGAGGCCGCAGCGATCGTCGACCCAGAATCCGCTGTCGGTCTCACCGAGGTCCTGCTCCAACTGGGCCTGTTCGACCAGGTGGCGGCAATGGCCCGCCGCGCCGAGGCGGACGATCCTCGGTACCAGATGATGACGAGGCTGACGGAGACGCTGATCGCGGCCGGCCGGCCCGATCAGGCCCGGGAGCTCGTCGAGGAGATGCTCGGCGCGGCCGGCGGTCAAGGCCTGGCGCAGCACCTGGTCGCCCTCGGCATCCAGAGTCTGATCGAGACGCGCGCCGCCCAGGAGGCCGTCGCCTGGGCGCCGCTGGTGGAGGACGACCGCGTCCGCGATGGAGTCCTCGGCCGAGCCGTCACGCTCCTGACGGCGGACGGCGAGTTCGCGGCCGCGGGCACGGCCGCACAGGGCATCACCGACCCGTCGCGGCGCCTCGCCGCGTCCGTCGAGGTCGCGGCGGCAGCGTGCGACGCCCGCGCCCCGGACGGCGGGCGCCTGCTCGCCCTGGCGGTCACGAGCGCGGTCACCTTCGACGGCGACGGGAAGTCCGGCGACTATCGCACGGCAGTGGTCCGGCTCGTCGACGTCCTCATGGCGAACGGTGACCGGACGACTGCCGGCCGGGTCCTGGCGAGCGTGCCCGCCGGCCAAGCGCGCCTCCGCACCGAGATCATCCTCCGCCTGCTCGGCACGACTCTCGACGACGACGCGCAGACCGGGACCCTGATCGCCGCGTACACGGTCGCCGCCCGGGCCATGGTGGGCCAGGAGGACTACGTGCGTAGCATGACCGCGCTGGTGACCCGGCTCATCGAGGCGGGTGACCAGCGCAGGGCCGCCGACGTCGCCCGGAGTATCGCCTCCAGCCCCGTGCAGGGCCGCGAGCTGGCCCGCCTGGCCGTCGTCGAGAGCGAGCACGGCACCTCGCCGCTCGGGCACGCGCTGCTGGCGGAGGCGCTCACCACCGAAGGCTGGCTGGAAGCAGTCGACGTGGCCGGCCGCATCGCGCCGGACGCTCTCCGCGCCTTCGCCGAGGCACTGCGCGAAACCCTGCGCAGCGAAGCCTGA
- a CDS encoding flippase-like domain-containing protein: MTTTTRRSLRLAGTAALLVLFAVELVIAWPSLTSAFTHLRTPHPGWLAAALAAELAAMAAYARMQRRLLRSAGVRVPLHRAVAVAYAAHSLSVTLPAGPAFSTRFNFQQMRRFGASPAIASWCIAFSGILSAAALAAVGATGALASHGTPDLTTLAVLAAGTPMLIIAVRRADVIERLLRRRLPRAASTIATFTEQLKAARLTPGNATAASTFALLNWLLDAACLWLRLRATGGTGIGLGPLLLAFCAGYAAGTITIVPGGLGIIDSAIILGLTTAGIDTPTAIATVVLYRIISFGVIIGAGWIVWSAIHALPRSGQAASSRFPSPIRRHPRAHARDHRNQAAPPATSASSRELITSASPCPWARTTADEP, translated from the coding sequence ATGACGACCACGACCCGCCGGTCCCTCCGCCTCGCCGGTACAGCCGCCCTGCTCGTCCTCTTCGCCGTCGAGCTGGTGATCGCCTGGCCCTCGCTGACCAGCGCCTTCACCCATCTCCGTACCCCGCACCCCGGCTGGCTCGCTGCCGCGCTCGCCGCCGAACTCGCCGCGATGGCCGCCTACGCCCGGATGCAGCGACGTCTCCTGCGCAGCGCGGGCGTCCGGGTGCCGCTGCACCGCGCCGTAGCCGTCGCCTATGCCGCTCACTCACTCAGCGTGACTCTTCCGGCCGGTCCGGCGTTCTCGACGCGGTTCAACTTCCAGCAGATGCGCCGCTTCGGGGCCAGTCCGGCGATCGCCTCCTGGTGCATCGCCTTCTCCGGGATCCTCTCGGCGGCGGCCCTCGCGGCGGTCGGCGCCACCGGTGCGCTCGCTTCGCACGGCACGCCGGATCTCACCACCCTCGCCGTCCTGGCCGCCGGCACGCCGATGCTGATCATCGCGGTCCGGCGCGCCGACGTGATCGAACGCCTCCTGCGCCGGCGCCTCCCCCGGGCGGCCTCCACGATCGCGACCTTCACCGAGCAGCTCAAGGCCGCCCGCCTCACCCCGGGAAACGCCACCGCCGCGTCAACGTTCGCCCTGCTCAACTGGCTTCTCGACGCCGCATGCCTCTGGCTGCGCCTCCGGGCGACCGGAGGGACCGGAATCGGACTCGGTCCGCTGCTGCTGGCGTTCTGCGCGGGGTACGCAGCCGGCACGATCACGATCGTCCCCGGCGGACTCGGCATCATCGACAGCGCGATCATTCTCGGACTCACGACCGCAGGCATCGACACCCCCACGGCCATCGCGACGGTCGTCCTCTACCGCATCATCAGCTTCGGAGTGATCATCGGCGCCGGATGGATCGTCTGGTCCGCGATCCACGCCCTCCCCCGGTCCGGCCAGGCGGCCTCCTCACGCTTTCCCTCCCCGATACGCCGGCACCCCCGTGCGCATGCCCGTGACCACCGGAATCAGGCAGCCCCGCCGGCCACGAGCGCATCCAGCCGCGAGCTGATCACGTCGGCGTCACCCTGCCCGTGGGCGAGGACGACCGCCGACGAACCGTGA
- a CDS encoding DsbA family protein → MQLVYVFDAYCGWCHGFAPTLREVVRRHPELPIEVISGGLFTGSRRVPIGRFGYIDGANARISELTGAVFGPGYRRLIADGSFVMDSEAAARGFAALRDAAPDRAVELAEAVQHAFYVEGRSLSDPDTFTAIAAQRGLTLGGPVAAGEEQADFVRTKHLGVTGFPTLLAVHGSSAVVLAHGQGDADVISSRLDALVAGGAA, encoded by the coding sequence ATGCAACTCGTCTACGTCTTCGACGCCTACTGTGGCTGGTGCCATGGCTTCGCCCCTACGCTTCGTGAGGTTGTCCGCCGTCACCCCGAGTTGCCGATCGAGGTGATCTCGGGCGGTCTGTTCACCGGATCGCGGCGCGTGCCGATCGGCCGGTTCGGGTACATCGACGGCGCCAACGCGCGGATCAGCGAGCTCACCGGGGCGGTGTTCGGGCCCGGCTACCGGCGGTTGATCGCCGACGGCTCGTTCGTGATGGACTCGGAGGCGGCCGCTCGCGGGTTCGCCGCCCTGCGTGACGCCGCGCCGGACCGGGCGGTCGAGCTCGCCGAGGCGGTGCAGCACGCGTTCTACGTCGAAGGTCGCAGTCTGTCCGATCCGGATACCTTCACCGCGATCGCCGCCCAGCGAGGGCTCACGCTGGGCGGTCCGGTGGCGGCTGGTGAAGAGCAGGCCGATTTCGTACGTACGAAGCACCTCGGTGTGACAGGGTTCCCGACACTTCTGGCCGTTCACGGTTCGTCGGCGGTCGTCCTCGCCCACGGGCAGGGTGACGCCGACGTGATCAGCTCGCGGCTGGATGCGCTCGTGGCCGGCGGGGCTGCCTGA
- a CDS encoding MarR family winged helix-turn-helix transcriptional regulator: protein MEISTASEAANHELVLAFGRLQGAANRLEYILGRALEQECGISHLMYEVLLILGRAGAEGLPMRAVAQEQVLTTGGVTRLVDRMEAAGLVERLDDPSDRRGRLLRLTPRGEETAVRASRVHVENIRRYFVEPLPESDRARFAEDLRILSHSARDALPRLR, encoded by the coding sequence GTGGAGATCTCGACGGCCTCGGAAGCCGCAAATCATGAGCTGGTCCTGGCGTTCGGGCGTCTGCAGGGCGCGGCGAACCGGCTCGAGTACATCCTCGGGCGGGCGCTCGAACAGGAGTGCGGGATCAGCCATCTGATGTACGAGGTCCTGCTCATTCTCGGTCGCGCCGGTGCCGAGGGCCTGCCGATGCGGGCGGTGGCGCAGGAGCAGGTACTCACCACGGGCGGCGTGACCCGGCTCGTCGACCGGATGGAGGCGGCCGGCCTGGTCGAGCGCCTGGACGACCCGTCCGATCGGCGGGGGCGGCTGCTGCGGCTGACTCCGCGGGGTGAGGAGACGGCGGTCCGGGCGTCGCGCGTGCACGTGGAGAACATCCGCCGCTACTTCGTGGAGCCGCTGCCCGAATCTGATCGCGCCCGATTCGCCGAGGACCTCCGTATTCTCAGTCACTCGGCCCGGGATGCTCTGCCTCGCCTGCGGTAA
- a CDS encoding alpha/beta fold hydrolase: MATFALIHGAGDVGWYWHRVEAELRARGHDTVAPDLPCDDDTAGLADYADTVVAAIGDRSGDLVVVAQSLGGFVAPLVAERVPATLMVLVAPMIPMPGEAPADYWTDTGYTSEGQYDDEIALFYQDVEPALAAEAVRHGRRQSEARLSEPSPLVAWPRVPTKVVICRDDRLMPVAFQRRVARERLGITPDEIEGGHTPALSRPGELARRLHDYVA, from the coding sequence TTGGCCACCTTCGCCCTGATCCACGGCGCCGGCGACGTCGGCTGGTACTGGCACCGCGTCGAGGCGGAGCTGCGGGCCCGCGGCCACGACACCGTCGCACCGGATCTGCCGTGCGACGACGACACCGCGGGCCTCGCTGACTACGCCGACACGGTCGTCGCCGCGATCGGTGACCGGAGCGGCGATCTCGTGGTCGTCGCCCAGTCGCTCGGCGGTTTCGTGGCGCCGCTGGTCGCCGAGCGGGTGCCGGCGACGCTGATGGTGCTGGTGGCGCCCATGATTCCGATGCCGGGGGAGGCGCCCGCCGACTATTGGACCGACACCGGCTACACGTCCGAGGGCCAGTACGACGACGAGATCGCCCTGTTCTATCAGGACGTCGAGCCGGCCCTGGCCGCTGAAGCCGTGAGGCACGGCCGCCGCCAGTCGGAGGCGCGGTTGAGTGAACCGTCGCCGCTGGTGGCCTGGCCCCGCGTACCCACCAAGGTCGTGATCTGCCGCGACGATCGGCTCATGCCCGTGGCGTTCCAGCGTCGTGTCGCGCGGGAGCGTCTCGGGATCACCCCGGATGAGATCGAAGGCGGTCATACCCCGGCGCTGAGCCGGCCGGGCGAGCTGGCCCGGCGTCTGCACGACTACGTGGCGTAG
- a CDS encoding nitroreductase family deazaflavin-dependent oxidoreductase: MSDWNDKVIDEFRANEGRVGGQFAGAPMVLVHHTGRKSGREMVSPMMYLPHESDDDVIYVIASKGGAPENPGWYHNLTAAGRATVERGAETYQVTVRDLEGDERDRRFGEQASRYPGFAGYAERTAGIRTIPVLELTRA, translated from the coding sequence ATGAGCGACTGGAATGACAAGGTCATCGACGAGTTCCGGGCCAACGAGGGACGGGTCGGCGGGCAGTTCGCCGGCGCGCCGATGGTGCTGGTCCACCACACCGGCCGCAAGTCCGGCCGGGAGATGGTCAGCCCGATGATGTACCTGCCCCACGAGTCCGACGACGACGTGATCTACGTGATCGCCTCGAAGGGCGGCGCCCCGGAGAACCCCGGCTGGTACCACAATCTGACCGCGGCGGGCCGGGCCACCGTCGAGCGCGGCGCCGAGACCTACCAGGTCACCGTCCGCGATCTGGAGGGTGACGAGCGGGACCGCCGGTTCGGGGAGCAGGCGAGCCGCTATCCCGGGTTCGCCGGATACGCGGAACGGACCGCCGGCATCCGGACGATCCCGGTCCTCGAACTCACCCGGGCGTAG
- a CDS encoding SUKH-4 family immunity protein, translating to MTPPTVEEFESWAGRGRVHRATRTDVQTWRLPMPAKDALVLSGVPLLDEIVLDVSFRAAPAMYRLALHDDGWEFGAVPESGEVRLWPAGSFVNSSISQWLCSLHTVGARFAESTALDRWDESAESQEQALAELADLLHRIEAIDPAAIADGDHESRFWPGLLDRWLF from the coding sequence ATGACGCCGCCCACGGTGGAGGAGTTCGAATCCTGGGCCGGCCGCGGGCGCGTACACCGCGCGACCCGGACGGACGTGCAGACCTGGCGGCTCCCGATGCCGGCGAAGGACGCGCTCGTCCTCAGTGGCGTCCCGCTGCTCGACGAGATCGTCCTCGACGTCTCCTTCCGCGCCGCGCCGGCGATGTACAGGCTGGCGCTCCACGACGACGGCTGGGAGTTCGGCGCCGTACCGGAGTCCGGCGAGGTCCGCCTGTGGCCGGCCGGTTCCTTCGTGAACTCCTCGATCAGCCAATGGCTGTGCTCGCTGCACACGGTGGGCGCCCGCTTCGCCGAGTCCACGGCTCTGGACCGCTGGGACGAGAGCGCCGAGTCGCAGGAGCAGGCACTCGCCGAACTGGCCGATCTCCTCCACCGGATCGAAGCCATCGACCCGGCCGCCATCGCGGACGGCGACCATGAAAGCCGATTCTGGCCGGGCCTGCTCGATCGCTGGCTCTTCTGA
- a CDS encoding ROK family protein gives MLLPASVASLESAPLALIIDLVRSGRATTRPELVTATGLGRKVVTQRVDQAITLGLLEDGELAPSSGGRQARTLRFKSRAGYVYGALVGASEFTAAVLDLDGSIITSHHEDWAVDLGSERTMRRLGAAFAGMARTTGLARPWGIGIGMPGPVEFATGRLVAPPIMPGWDGFSVRSWFRDHYDAPVWVDNDVNLMALGEWTAGKPHDGRDMLFVKAGTGIGAGLINRGRLLRGDRGAAGDIGHVHVSDDPSTRCRCGRVGCLEAVASGWSLLEEATRRVQESPRLSALAGPLALGDIGAAALAGDPLANELVDRRVQALAEVVAHLVNFTNPGVLVLGGGALRTGPRFTELVAESVLARCTDLVTQDLVIRPASLDQMEGVIGAGLLAGGGLLAPASLAHWAESGSPLGHAADLQRLSAELG, from the coding sequence ATGTTGCTGCCCGCCTCGGTCGCCAGTCTGGAGTCGGCCCCTCTTGCCTTGATCATCGATTTGGTCCGCTCCGGCCGTGCCACGACACGGCCGGAGCTGGTCACGGCCACCGGACTCGGCCGCAAGGTCGTGACGCAGCGGGTCGATCAGGCGATCACTCTCGGACTCCTCGAGGACGGTGAGCTGGCGCCGTCCTCCGGTGGCCGGCAGGCGCGCACGTTGCGCTTCAAATCCCGGGCGGGGTACGTCTACGGCGCACTGGTCGGCGCCTCGGAGTTCACCGCGGCGGTCCTCGACCTCGACGGCTCGATCATCACGTCGCACCACGAGGACTGGGCCGTCGATCTCGGCAGCGAGCGGACCATGCGCCGGCTCGGCGCGGCCTTCGCCGGGATGGCCCGGACCACCGGGCTCGCCCGGCCGTGGGGGATCGGCATCGGGATGCCCGGGCCGGTCGAGTTCGCCACCGGCCGGCTCGTCGCCCCGCCGATCATGCCGGGGTGGGACGGGTTCAGCGTCCGGTCCTGGTTCCGCGACCACTACGACGCCCCGGTCTGGGTCGACAACGACGTGAACCTGATGGCCCTCGGCGAGTGGACCGCCGGCAAACCGCACGACGGCCGCGACATGCTCTTCGTGAAGGCCGGCACCGGCATCGGCGCGGGACTGATCAATCGCGGTCGCCTGCTGCGGGGCGATCGCGGCGCGGCCGGGGACATCGGCCACGTCCACGTCTCGGACGACCCGTCGACGCGGTGCCGCTGCGGCCGGGTCGGCTGCCTCGAGGCGGTCGCCAGCGGCTGGTCCCTGCTGGAGGAGGCGACCCGGCGAGTCCAGGAGAGCCCGCGCCTGTCCGCCCTCGCCGGCCCGCTGGCCCTCGGCGACATCGGCGCCGCCGCGCTGGCCGGTGACCCGCTGGCGAACGAGCTCGTGGACCGCCGCGTGCAGGCCCTCGCCGAGGTGGTCGCCCATCTCGTCAACTTCACCAACCCCGGGGTGCTGGTCCTCGGCGGTGGCGCGCTGCGCACCGGCCCCCGCTTCACCGAGCTGGTCGCCGAGTCGGTCCTGGCCCGCTGCACCGATCTGGTCACCCAGGACCTGGTGATCCGCCCGGCGTCGCTGGATCAGATGGAAGGCGTCATCGGTGCCGGCCTGCTCGCCGGCGGGGGACTGCTGGCCCCGGCCTCACTGGCACACTGGGCGGAATCGGGCTCACCCCTCGGCCACGCCGCCGACCTGCAACGTCTCTCCGCCGAGCTCGGCTGA